A genome region from Patescibacteria group bacterium includes the following:
- the prmC gene encoding peptide chain release factor N(5)-glutamine methyltransferase: MSQATAKLRKRLIPSAPLEAEILLSSVLRKKREYLLARPGDAIILSQSQKYQALISRRVKGEPAAYLTHHKEFYGLDFYVNKNTLIPRPESELIIEEVKKITASCAKPIIIDVGTGSGCLAITLAHSIPRATVYATDLSPKALSVARRNARLHKVTIKFLQGDLISPLPSCVWQLPSKKIIIANLPYLSEKYREDIRDTSLKYEPKAALWGGKDGLKYYRQLFQQIQTRIRNQESGIRIFAEINPEQVNKIERIIRKYFVHTDIKIKKDLAGLDRVVVIKIN; encoded by the coding sequence TTGTCCCAAGCTACCGCAAAACTTAGAAAGAGACTGATTCCCTCCGCCCCTTTAGAAGCGGAGATTTTATTATCTTCTGTTCTAAGGAAAAAACGAGAATACCTGCTTGCGCGCCCAGGGGACGCCATAATTTTAAGCCAAAGCCAAAAATACCAAGCCTTAATCTCGCGCCGCGTTAAAGGTGAACCCGCGGCTTATCTCACACATCACAAAGAATTTTACGGTCTGGATTTTTATGTTAACAAAAATACTCTCATCCCGCGGCCGGAATCAGAACTAATCATTGAGGAGGTCAAAAAAATTACAGCATCCTGCGCAAAACCAATTATTATTGATGTAGGCACGGGATCGGGGTGTCTCGCAATTACCTTGGCGCACAGCATACCGCGAGCTACTGTATACGCCACTGACCTTTCGCCAAAAGCGCTCTCTGTCGCCCGAAGAAACGCCCGCTTACACAAGGTAACAATCAAATTCCTGCAAGGCGATCTTATTTCGCCCTTGCCATCTTGCGTTTGGCAGCTACCTAGCAAAAAAATTATTATTGCCAATCTCCCCTATCTTTCAGAAAAATACCGCGAAGATATCCGCGACACGAGCTTAAAATATGAACCCAAAGCAGCTCTTTGGGGCGGCAAAGACGGTTTAAAATATTATCGGCAATTATTTCAACAAATCCAAACAAGAATCAGGAATCAGGAATCAGGAATCAGGATATTTGCGGAAATCAACCCTGAACAAGTGAATAAAATAGAAAGAATAATCAGAAAATATTTTGTCCATACAGATATAAAAATCAAAAAAGACCTTGCTGGTCTTGATAGAGTTGTCGTTATAAAAATAAACTAA
- a CDS encoding DUF3048 domain-containing protein, protein MHIKIFFRQFFTLLKESRKHQIIFGAAVFLLVVAVFLSTFYIRGFAPKARGGEGESKLSQEDAQQNQNYVLPQGIRLIDGMPVEEEEVNRLPLGVMIENLVTVRPQSGLSQANLVYEALAEGGITRFLAFFTEDGDIPEIGPVRSARVYYLDWASELNAVYAHCGGDPYALKLAREYGIKELDQMYNGSFFWRASDALAPHNLFTKIESLREAVQSKGWEDKGSFQPWLFKKEKELGGRGAEVRDIVIPFSTSSYQVVWKYDRENNQYLRYNGGFKHIDKNSGAEIAAKNVVVQYMVAKLKDPGDIKGRLGMHTIGGDKALVFRDGEVIQGIWKKGSREERTRFYDEKGKEIKFNPGTTWVEVVPPEKNVTY, encoded by the coding sequence ATGCATATCAAAATTTTTTTTCGTCAATTTTTTACTCTGTTAAAAGAAAGCCGCAAGCATCAAATTATTTTTGGCGCGGCTGTTTTTTTATTGGTAGTGGCTGTTTTCTTGAGTACTTTTTACATTCGGGGATTTGCGCCCAAGGCGCGAGGAGGAGAAGGAGAGAGTAAGTTAAGTCAGGAGGACGCGCAACAAAATCAAAATTACGTTTTACCCCAAGGGATTCGCCTCATTGACGGAATGCCGGTTGAAGAAGAGGAAGTAAACAGGCTGCCTTTGGGGGTGATGATTGAAAATTTGGTAACGGTCAGACCCCAATCCGGTCTCTCTCAAGCCAATTTAGTTTATGAAGCGCTCGCCGAAGGCGGGATTACTCGCTTTTTAGCCTTTTTTACCGAGGATGGAGATATCCCTGAAATCGGACCAGTGCGGAGCGCGCGGGTTTATTATCTGGATTGGGCAAGCGAGCTCAATGCGGTCTATGCCCATTGCGGGGGAGATCCTTACGCCTTAAAACTCGCGCGGGAATATGGGATTAAGGAATTAGATCAAATGTATAATGGCAGTTTTTTCTGGCGCGCCTCTGACGCTCTCGCTCCTCATAATCTTTTTACTAAGATAGAATCTTTGCGGGAAGCTGTGCAATCCAAAGGTTGGGAGGACAAGGGCAGTTTTCAACCTTGGCTCTTTAAAAAAGAGAAAGAGCTTGGTGGCCGGGGAGCGGAGGTTCGGGACATTGTGATTCCTTTTTCTACTTCCAGCTATCAAGTGGTTTGGAAGTATGACCGCGAAAACAATCAATATTTGCGTTACAATGGCGGCTTCAAACATATAGACAAAAATTCCGGCGCGGAGATTGCGGCGAAAAATGTCGTCGTGCAATATATGGTGGCTAAATTGAAAGATCCTGGTGATATTAAAGGACGGCTCGGTATGCATACGATTGGCGGGGATAAGGCTCTCGTCTTCCGCGATGGCGAAGTAATTCAGGGAATTTGGAAAAAGGGCAGCCGCGAAGAGCGGACGCGGTTTTATGATGAGAAAGGAAAAGAAATAAAATTTAACCCCGGCACAACCTGGGTGGAAGTGGTGCCGCCAGAAAAAAACGTCACTTATTAA
- a CDS encoding type II secretion system protein, producing MSCKTKKRVDPLMHSREFTSLEIKGNNRHQAVSSKISIGFTPLNNFAFGKIAVKRHLTGFTLIELLVVIAIIGLLATIVTVSVNNARKKARDAQRLASMKQLITALALYYDQYGLYPSSDYQGCGGWDTPGDGDFISSLRTAGFLSQDVKDPINNYDCGNYRYYRYPAGSYSCDASRGAFYVLGVVDIETSGNPHPNSPGWSCSGRNWQSEFDWVTGGFEK from the coding sequence ATGTCTTGCAAAACTAAAAAGCGCGTTGATCCTTTAATGCATTCAAGGGAATTTACCTCATTAGAAATAAAGGGTAACAATAGGCACCAGGCTGTAAGTTCTAAAATTTCTATCGGGTTTACCCCATTAAATAATTTTGCTTTTGGTAAAATTGCCGTGAAGCGGCATTTAACGGGGTTTACTCTGATTGAACTTTTGGTTGTGATTGCGATCATCGGTCTTCTGGCAACAATCGTGACTGTGTCCGTGAACAATGCCCGAAAAAAAGCGCGAGACGCCCAAAGATTAGCGTCAATGAAACAATTGATAACTGCCTTAGCACTGTATTATGATCAATATGGGTTATATCCTAGTTCAGACTATCAGGGTTGTGGTGGTTGGGATACTCCCGGAGATGGTGATTTTATTTCTTCTTTAAGAACGGCAGGATTCTTAAGCCAAGACGTAAAAGATCCGATCAATAATTATGATTGTGGAAATTATCGCTATTACCGTTATCCTGCTGGGAGTTATAGTTGCGATGCTTCCCGAGGAGCCTTTTATGTTTTAGGAGTAGTAGATATTGAGACAAGCGGTAATCCTCATCCGAATAGCCCCGGTTGGAGTTGTTCTGGGCGTAATTGGCAAAGTGAGTTTGATTGGGTAACCGGAGGATTTGAAAAATAG
- a CDS encoding 50S ribosomal protein L25 translates to MADLVLQVKLRDLQNKPKKLRREAMVPAVLYGHKVKNVFLIADRKEFQKVFQEAGESSLIDLTIEKEKKPRKVLVKEVQRDPVSGEYLHIDFYEVKMTEKITAEAPLEFKGVSRAVKDLDGVLVKSLDEIEVSCLPQDLPHSILVSISSLKTFDDVIHVKDLDIPKNVEVLAHPEDVVVSVMPPRSEKELEELEEKVEEKVEEVEGVKKEGEEGAESEAGGEPGAPEEAGEKQEDAK, encoded by the coding sequence ATGGCTGATTTAGTTTTACAAGTTAAATTAAGAGATCTTCAAAATAAACCCAAAAAGTTGCGGCGAGAAGCAATGGTGCCGGCGGTGCTCTACGGGCATAAGGTGAAAAATGTTTTTTTGATTGCTGATCGTAAGGAATTTCAAAAGGTTTTTCAAGAAGCAGGGGAAAGCTCTTTGATCGATCTTACCATTGAAAAAGAAAAAAAACCGCGCAAGGTTTTAGTTAAAGAGGTGCAACGCGACCCAGTATCTGGGGAGTATTTGCATATAGATTTTTACGAGGTCAAGATGACCGAGAAGATTACCGCGGAAGCGCCCTTGGAATTTAAGGGGGTATCGCGGGCGGTAAAGGATCTGGATGGCGTTTTGGTGAAAAGTTTAGATGAGATTGAGGTCTCCTGTTTGCCTCAAGACTTGCCTCACTCTATTCTTGTTTCTATATCTTCTTTAAAGACATTTGACGACGTTATTCATGTCAAAGATTTGGATATTCCAAAAAATGTGGAAGTGTTGGCTCACCCTGAAGATGTGGTCGTTTCCGTGATGCCGCCACGTTCGGAAAAAGAATTAGAAGAATTAGAAGAAAAAGTAGAGGAAAAAGTGGAAGAGGTTGAGGGCGTTAAAAAAGAGGGAGAGGAAGGGGCTGAAAGCGAAGCAGGAGGCGAACCTGGAGCCCCAGAAGAAGCAGGAGAAAAGCAAGAGGATGCAAAATAA
- the rodA gene encoding rod shape-determining protein RodA: protein MKILQFFKYFDWRLFIPLFLLISIGVVVIYSATWEEGGANLAKIKVQIIAAGIGFFLLIGLSLIDYRFLKNYRFIVYILMLLLLIAVLFWGSTIRGSRSWFSLGPFRFQPSEMAKIFLIITLASFFADHQEHISRLKVLLISGFLTALPVSLIILEHDLGAAVILLVVWVGMLIVAGLKLKHILITLSVFILVSLVAWLFLLVPYQKSRIIAFFNPHADPLGVNYNLIQSMIAVGSGGIWGKGLGHGSQSQLKFLPEPHTDFIFAVTAEEFGFFGGFVVLVLFALLILRILKVGRLSLDKFGVFLASGVAILILSQVMINIGMNIGLVPVAGIALPLISYGGSALISFLISLGLIESIYMNYRKVAFGREK from the coding sequence ATGAAAATCTTGCAATTTTTCAAATATTTTGATTGGCGGTTATTTATTCCTTTATTTTTATTAATCTCCATAGGAGTGGTGGTAATTTACAGCGCTACATGGGAAGAAGGGGGAGCGAATTTGGCTAAGATTAAGGTCCAAATAATCGCCGCCGGCATCGGTTTTTTTTTGCTTATAGGTTTAAGCCTTATTGACTATCGTTTTTTGAAGAATTATCGTTTCATTGTTTACATTTTAATGCTCCTTCTTTTAATTGCGGTTCTTTTTTGGGGATCAACGATTCGGGGGAGCAGGAGTTGGTTTTCTTTGGGACCGTTTCGATTTCAACCATCAGAAATGGCAAAGATTTTTTTAATTATTACGCTCGCTTCATTTTTTGCTGACCATCAAGAACATATTAGTAGGCTCAAAGTTTTATTAATTTCTGGGTTTTTAACTGCTCTTCCGGTTAGCTTGATCATTCTGGAACATGACTTAGGGGCAGCCGTCATTTTACTTGTGGTGTGGGTCGGGATGCTTATTGTGGCGGGACTAAAACTAAAACATATTTTGATCACTTTATCGGTTTTCATTCTGGTTAGTTTAGTTGCTTGGCTTTTTCTGCTTGTTCCTTATCAGAAGTCAAGGATCATAGCTTTTTTTAACCCCCATGCAGATCCGCTGGGAGTAAATTATAATTTAATTCAATCCATGATTGCGGTTGGTTCGGGCGGAATTTGGGGAAAGGGGTTGGGACATGGTTCCCAGAGTCAGCTGAAGTTTCTTCCCGAGCCGCATACTGATTTTATTTTTGCGGTTACAGCCGAGGAATTTGGTTTTTTTGGGGGTTTCGTTGTTTTAGTTCTCTTCGCGCTTTTGATCTTAAGAATTTTGAAAGTAGGCCGCCTCTCTTTAGATAAATTCGGAGTTTTTCTGGCTTCGGGGGTAGCTATTTTGATTTTGAGCCAGGTGATGATTAATATTGGGATGAATATTGGCTTAGTCCCTGTGGCAGGCATTGCTTTGCCTTTGATCAGCTATGGCGGTTCAGCGTTGATTAGTTTTTTGATTAGTTTGGGGCTTATAGAGAGTATCTATATGAATTATCGCAAGGTTGCGTTTGGAAGGGAGAAATAA
- a CDS encoding DNA polymerase III subunit alpha, whose amino-acid sequence MFTHLHTHSHYSLLDGLIKIDDLVQMASKNGMKALALTDHGVMYGVIEFYEKALSVGLKPLIGVEAYLANNGMTDKRPNIDNKQYHLVLIAKNQQGYQNLIKLTTHAHLEGFYYKPRIDRELLKKHKGGLIALSACLKGEIPNAIMNGDFKKAEESALFYQNTFGAGNFYLELQHHPNIPEQAKVNAELVKISKKHNIPLVATNDIHYLEKTDAEAQEILLCLQSKKTLLDQNRPLSMIGDDFSFTPPKLMEEYFRDIPEALENTAKVAKMCNLNIALGQTKLPHYQVPSGTNPISYLRKLCLSGLQKRYQTNYQKAPRTIIERLNYEFSVIEKTGFATYFLIVQDFVNWAKNHNIIVGPGRGSAAGSLVSYLLNITDIDPIAHELLFERFLNPERISMPDIDLDFADTRRDEVIDYVRQKYGQDHVAQIITFGTMAARAAIRDVGRVFSYPYSFCDQIAKMIPMFFSLERALSTVPELKTAYKQDEKVKKLIDTAKKLEGVARHASTHACGILITKDPIDEVAPRQYASASDQTIVSQYEMHAIESTGLLKMDFLGLKNLTILENTLKIIEKIRNENVELKKIPMDDLRTFKLLAQGKTTGVFQLESSGMKRYLKELQPTTFEDIIAMVSLYRPGPMEWIPDYIAGKKGKKKITYLHPKLKPILEKTYGVAVYQEQVLQIARDLAGFSLGEADILRKAVGKKIPKLLAEQKEKFVQGCKQNGLSQDLAEKIFSFIEPFAGYGFNRAHAACYALIGYQTAYLKTHYPAEFIAALLTSDQSNTDRIAIEVDECSSLGIKVLPPDINESFANFTVVQQKDKKEVIRFGLSAIKNVGANIVAEIIKERKQNGPYQNLDDFIKRVQDKDLNKKSLESLSKCGALDKFGERNQILANTDKILHYAREYRRVNAIGQRDLFGNLSTTQANFSRLRLGEVATASKEEKLTWEKDLLGLYISHHPLDDYREYLAYKTTPIHALNPLQKNDLVTLGGIITKIKKIITRKGDPMLFVTLEDLSDKIEILVFPRLLAQNPTLWQENKIVLLSGKLSDKDGELKLLADSASHVTKEILTEFQQKVREQKIDPDSVFVAKQKCPKVQIKLPRAADRDLLIKLKQFLASHPGSCPVYLSIPNGNPSSPEQIKTEFKVDLQQNVTQELKNFMGGENVSVISNR is encoded by the coding sequence ATGTTCACCCACCTTCATACCCACTCCCACTATAGCCTTTTGGATGGTTTAATTAAAATTGATGATCTCGTGCAGATGGCTTCAAAAAACGGAATGAAAGCCCTTGCCTTAACCGACCATGGCGTAATGTATGGCGTGATTGAGTTTTACGAGAAAGCGCTAAGTGTAGGCCTAAAACCTTTAATTGGCGTTGAGGCTTATCTTGCTAATAATGGGATGACGGACAAGCGGCCCAATATTGATAATAAGCAGTATCATTTAGTTTTAATCGCTAAAAACCAACAAGGCTATCAAAATTTAATTAAACTTACCACCCACGCGCATCTTGAAGGCTTCTATTACAAGCCGCGGATTGACCGCGAACTCTTAAAAAAACACAAGGGAGGTCTCATCGCTCTTTCCGCCTGTTTAAAAGGGGAAATCCCTAACGCGATTATGAATGGTGACTTCAAGAAGGCTGAAGAGAGTGCTCTTTTTTATCAAAACACCTTTGGCGCAGGCAACTTCTATCTTGAACTCCAACATCACCCCAACATTCCCGAACAAGCCAAAGTCAACGCAGAGCTCGTTAAAATTTCCAAAAAGCATAACATCCCTCTGGTTGCCACAAACGATATTCATTATTTGGAAAAAACTGATGCCGAGGCTCAGGAAATTCTCCTCTGTCTGCAAAGTAAAAAAACCCTTCTTGACCAAAATCGTCCTCTTTCCATGATCGGCGACGACTTTTCTTTCACTCCTCCTAAATTAATGGAGGAATATTTTCGCGACATTCCTGAGGCTCTAGAAAATACAGCTAAAGTAGCGAAGATGTGCAATCTCAATATCGCCTTAGGTCAAACCAAACTCCCCCATTATCAAGTCCCATCCGGCACTAATCCAATTTCTTATCTTAGAAAACTTTGCCTGTCTGGTTTGCAAAAACGCTACCAAACGAATTATCAAAAGGCGCCACGCACAATTATAGAACGTTTAAACTACGAATTCTCCGTCATTGAAAAAACCGGCTTTGCCACTTATTTCTTAATTGTCCAAGATTTCGTGAATTGGGCCAAGAACCATAATATTATTGTTGGTCCTGGACGGGGTTCGGCCGCCGGCTCCCTGGTTTCTTATCTTCTGAACATTACCGATATTGATCCGATCGCCCATGAACTATTGTTTGAACGCTTCTTAAATCCAGAAAGAATCTCTATGCCGGATATTGATTTGGACTTCGCGGATACCAGACGCGATGAAGTAATCGATTATGTGCGCCAAAAATACGGCCAGGACCATGTAGCCCAAATTATCACTTTCGGAACAATGGCGGCGCGAGCAGCGATACGCGATGTGGGAAGGGTTTTTAGCTATCCTTACAGTTTTTGCGATCAAATCGCTAAAATGATCCCAATGTTCTTTTCGCTAGAACGAGCTCTCTCCACCGTCCCAGAATTAAAAACCGCTTACAAGCAAGACGAAAAAGTGAAGAAATTAATTGATACCGCAAAAAAATTAGAGGGAGTAGCGAGGCACGCTTCTACGCATGCCTGCGGCATCTTAATTACTAAAGATCCCATTGATGAGGTCGCCCCTCGCCAGTATGCCTCCGCTTCTGATCAGACTATTGTGAGCCAATATGAGATGCACGCGATTGAATCCACGGGTCTTCTAAAGATGGATTTTCTGGGCTTGAAAAATCTGACTATTCTGGAAAACACCCTGAAAATCATTGAAAAAATCCGCAACGAAAATGTTGAACTTAAAAAAATCCCGATGGATGATCTCCGAACCTTTAAGCTGCTTGCCCAAGGTAAAACCACTGGCGTCTTTCAATTAGAGTCTTCAGGAATGAAACGATATTTGAAAGAGCTCCAACCCACGACGTTTGAAGATATAATAGCAATGGTTTCTCTCTATCGTCCTGGTCCCATGGAATGGATTCCCGATTATATCGCGGGAAAAAAAGGAAAGAAAAAAATTACTTATCTGCATCCTAAACTCAAACCGATTCTGGAAAAAACCTATGGCGTGGCCGTCTATCAAGAACAAGTTTTGCAAATCGCCCGAGATCTCGCTGGTTTTTCCTTGGGAGAAGCCGACATCTTGCGCAAAGCGGTAGGTAAAAAAATCCCAAAGCTGCTCGCCGAACAAAAAGAAAAATTTGTTCAAGGCTGCAAGCAAAATGGACTCTCACAAGACCTCGCGGAAAAAATCTTTTCATTTATTGAGCCTTTCGCAGGTTATGGTTTTAACCGCGCGCACGCAGCTTGTTATGCCCTCATCGGTTATCAAACCGCTTATTTAAAGACTCATTATCCTGCCGAGTTTATAGCCGCTCTATTAACCTCGGATCAGAGTAATACTGATCGGATCGCTATCGAAGTTGATGAATGTTCAAGCTTAGGAATTAAGGTCCTGCCGCCGGACATTAATGAGAGCTTCGCTAATTTTACCGTCGTCCAACAAAAAGACAAAAAAGAAGTGATCCGTTTCGGACTTTCCGCTATTAAAAATGTGGGGGCTAACATCGTCGCCGAAATAATCAAGGAAAGAAAACAAAACGGCCCTTATCAAAATCTTGATGATTTTATTAAGAGAGTGCAGGATAAGGATTTAAATAAAAAATCGTTAGAAAGTCTTTCAAAATGCGGGGCGCTGGACAAATTCGGCGAACGCAACCAAATACTTGCCAATACTGACAAGATTCTGCATTATGCCCGCGAGTATCGCCGCGTCAACGCCATTGGACAACGCGACTTGTTTGGAAATCTTTCTACCACCCAAGCGAATTTCTCCAGATTGCGCCTAGGAGAAGTCGCTACTGCTTCCAAGGAAGAAAAGCTAACATGGGAAAAAGATCTCTTGGGTCTCTACATCTCCCATCATCCCCTTGATGATTATCGCGAATACCTCGCTTATAAAACGACACCCATTCACGCTTTGAATCCTCTCCAGAAGAATGATCTTGTGACTTTGGGAGGTATTATCACAAAAATCAAAAAAATTATCACTCGCAAGGGCGATCCTATGCTTTTTGTGACTTTAGAGGATTTATCTGACAAAATAGAAATTCTCGTTTTCCCCCGCCTTCTAGCGCAAAACCCCACTCTTTGGCAGGAAAATAAAATTGTCCTTCTCTCGGGTAAACTCTCGGATAAAGACGGTGAACTAAAACTTCTCGCCGACAGCGCCTCTCACGTTACTAAGGAGATATTGACAGAATTTCAACAAAAAGTCAGAGAGCAAAAAATAGATCCAGATTCTGTGTTTGTGGCGAAACAAAAATGTCCAAAGGTCCAAATCAAACTGCCGCGAGCGGCGGATCGCGACCTGTTGATTAAGTTGAAACAATTCTTGGCCTCCCACCCTGGATCCTGCCCGGTTTATCTTTCTATTCCTAATGGCAACCCCTCTTCCCCAGAACAAATCAAAACCGAGTTTAAGGTGGATCTGCAACAGAATGTAACCCAAGAATTAAAAAACTTTATGGGGGGAGAAAATGTGTCGGTAATCAGTAATCGGTAA
- the thrS gene encoding threonine--tRNA ligase, with translation MPLKNTNRREEQEKIFKLSTLRHSASHILAAAVLELFPEARLGMGPAISDGFYYDFELSHSLTPHDLPKIEERMRTLIRANKKFERKEMQIDAALKMFQKLNQSYKAELIQDLKNKGEKTVFLYKTGDFTDLCRGPHLKSTNKLKPKAFKLTKIAGAYWKGNEKNPMLQRIYGTAFNKPENLKKHLANLEEARRRDHRKLGQELNLFSFHPEAPGMVFWHAAGWTIFQEILKYWREEHRKAGYQEVSTPLILSKRLWLTSGHFDHYRENMYFTKIDKKESAVKPMNCPGGLLIYNETMHSYRDFPLKIAEVGVVHRYEKGGVLAGLFRVRQFTQDDAHIFCTEKQAKEAVGGVIDLITHIYRVFGFKDYHIELSTRPKNSIGTEEMWRKAEETLSEILEEKKIDYKVNPGDGAFYGPKIDFHIKDALGRTWQCGTIQVDFAMPEAFHLFYVARDGEKKTPVMIHRTLLGSIERFIGILLEHYGGMLPLWLAPTQVAILPVSEEKHRGYAKNIAHSLLDYHIRAVINKNKDSVNRKVHDAEKQRIPYILVVGDAEEKDKMVAVRTRGSQKIEKMKLDVFIKTILEKIKIKQ, from the coding sequence ATGCCTTTAAAAAACACAAACCGGCGTGAAGAACAAGAAAAAATTTTTAAGCTCTCTACCCTCCGCCATTCCGCGAGCCACATTCTCGCTGCCGCAGTTTTAGAATTATTTCCCGAGGCTCGTCTTGGAATGGGACCCGCGATAAGTGACGGGTTTTATTATGATTTTGAATTATCTCACTCCCTCACCCCGCACGATCTGCCAAAAATAGAAGAAAGAATGAGAACATTGATCCGCGCCAACAAAAAATTTGAGAGAAAAGAGATGCAAATTGATGCAGCGCTTAAAATGTTTCAAAAACTAAACCAAAGCTATAAAGCGGAACTCATTCAGGACTTGAAAAATAAGGGCGAAAAAACAGTCTTTCTCTATAAAACCGGTGATTTTACCGATTTATGCCGCGGACCGCATTTAAAATCCACCAATAAGCTGAAACCCAAGGCTTTCAAACTCACCAAGATTGCGGGCGCCTATTGGAAAGGGAATGAAAAAAATCCTATGCTGCAAAGAATCTACGGCACAGCCTTTAACAAACCGGAAAATCTTAAAAAGCATCTTGCAAATCTTGAAGAAGCGCGCAGACGAGACCATCGCAAACTCGGACAGGAATTAAATTTATTCAGCTTCCACCCCGAAGCTCCAGGCATGGTTTTCTGGCACGCGGCTGGATGGACTATCTTTCAAGAGATTTTAAAATATTGGCGCGAAGAGCATAGAAAAGCTGGCTACCAAGAAGTGAGCACGCCTCTTATCCTCTCCAAGCGGCTTTGGCTTACTTCCGGTCACTTCGATCACTATAGGGAAAATATGTATTTTACTAAAATAGACAAAAAAGAATCCGCCGTCAAACCAATGAATTGTCCGGGAGGACTTTTAATCTATAACGAAACAATGCATTCTTACCGCGATTTCCCTTTAAAAATCGCGGAGGTTGGAGTGGTGCATCGCTATGAAAAAGGAGGAGTGCTCGCTGGCCTATTTCGGGTGCGTCAATTTACTCAAGATGATGCCCATATCTTTTGCACGGAAAAACAGGCGAAGGAAGCGGTAGGCGGCGTGATTGATCTCATTACTCATATCTATCGTGTTTTCGGCTTTAAGGATTATCATATTGAACTCTCTACCCGTCCTAAAAATTCTATTGGCACTGAAGAGATGTGGCGCAAGGCGGAAGAAACCTTAAGTGAAATTCTGGAAGAGAAAAAGATTGATTATAAAGTGAATCCGGGCGATGGAGCTTTTTACGGACCTAAAATTGACTTTCATATCAAAGATGCCTTGGGACGCACATGGCAATGCGGTACGATTCAAGTAGATTTTGCGATGCCTGAAGCTTTTCATTTATTTTACGTGGCACGCGATGGAGAGAAAAAAACTCCGGTAATGATTCATCGCACTCTCTTGGGCTCTATTGAGCGTTTCATCGGTATTTTGCTGGAACATTATGGAGGAATGCTGCCTCTATGGCTTGCTCCCACGCAAGTGGCGATCCTTCCCGTTTCCGAAGAAAAACATCGCGGCTACGCCAAAAATATTGCCCACTCCTTGCTTGATTACCATATTCGCGCCGTGATCAATAAAAACAAAGATTCTGTCAACCGCAAGGTCCACGACGCCGAGAAGCAAAGGATCCCTTATATTTTAGTTGTGGGCGATGCTGAAGAGAAAGACAAAATGGTCGCTGTGCGCACCCGCGGCTCGCAAAAGATTGAAAAGATGAAATTAGATGTATTTATCAAAACCATTTTGGAAAAAATTAAAATTAAACAATGA